The Psychroflexus sp. ALD_RP9 region TCTAATTTAATAAAAGCTTTAAAAGCTGAAGATCCACAAGCTCAATTCAGATTTTGGGGTGGCGACTTAATGGCCAAGGCTGCACAATCTAAACCCATTAAGCATTATCGTGAATTAGCTTTTATGGGATTTGCAGAAGTTCTACTCAATATTAGAACGATTTTTAAGAATATCAAGTTTTGTAAAGTTGACATTGCCGAATACCAACCTGATGTGATTATTTTTATTGATTACCCAGGATTTAATATGCGCATTGCTCAATGGGCAAAACAAAAGGAAATTAAAACGTTTTATTACATCTCTCCTCAAATTTGGGCTTGGAAAGAGAATCGCATTAAAAAAATTAAGCGTGATGTAGATGAAATGTTTGTGATTTTACCTTTCGAAAAAAAATTTTATGAAAGTAAACATAATTACAAAGTACATTTTGTAGGTCATCCTCTACTTGATGCCATTGCTCAATTTAAGCCAGATACTTTAAAAGCATTTAAAGAAAAGCATCGACTTGACGACCGTGAGATTATTGCTGTCCTGCCAGGTAGCCGAAAGCAAGAAATTAGTAAAATGCTAAGCACTATGCTCCAAATGCCCTCAAAATTTAAAAATTACCAGTTTGTGATTGCTGGTGCGCCTAGTCAAGATAATAGCTTTTACCAGCAGTATACAAAAAAAGAAAACATCTCATTTGTAGCTAATGAAACTTACAACTTACTCTCGCATGCCAAAGCTGCAATGGTAACTTCTGGTACAGCAACATTAGAAACTGCTTTATTTGAAGTACCTGAAGTTGTTTGTTATAAAGGAAATGAAATTTCATACCAAATTGCAAAACGTATTATTACTTTAAAATACATTTCTTTAGTTAATTTAATTATGGATGCTGAAATTGTTACTGAATTAATTCAAAATGATTTTAATGAAGTACGACTTAAAGAAGAATTGAAGCTTCTACTAGAAAATTCACGTGTAAAAAAGTTAAAAAAGGATTATAAGCAATTAAAAGAAGCTTTAGGAGGCGTTGGCGCAAGCCAAAAAACAGCCCAATTAATGGTGGGTTTACTAAAATAAAAAAGCCACAACTCATCAGTTGAAGCTTTTAATATTATAGCTAATCATAGAAACACTTAATGTAAATTCAAGTAATAAAGTTTTGCAGCTTCTTGAATTTCATCATCTAAACTATCATCTAATGAATAAGAATATAACAACCATTTATCATTAGGTTTATAAAATTTAAAAATAAATCTAATTGGTTGTCGATCATATTTCACAAGGTAAGAGTATAAAACAAAACTTTCAGAAAACTTTTTTGTAGTTATGAGTTCGCGGCCGTAATATTTACCCATGTAACTTTCTGTAAACCCATTAACCGTTACTACAATCTGATCTATTTTATCTTTAATTCTTTTATTCCACTTATTGGTATCATATAGCTCTTTAACAGCTTTTCCAGGATTACTTTTATAGGTCTCAAAAAAAGTATCAATTAATAGTTGAGGAGAAGACTGACAATAAACATTAGATGATATTAATACCGTAAGCACCAATAATATTTTCTTCATTTATTTTGTTTTAGTATTATAAATTGAGATTAAAAAAATTTAAGTTATTTATAACTTCATTTCTGGTATTTCGCCCTCAACAATTAAATCGCCCTCAGTAGCATTTTTAATTTCTTCAACACTTACACCTGGTGCGCGTTCGATTAATTTAAATTGACCATCAACAATATCTAAGACTGCCAAATTTGTAACAATTTTCGTTACACACTTTACGCCAGTTAATGGAAGACTACATGATTTTAACAACTTAGATTGGCCTGCTTTATTGGTATGCATCATTGCAACAATGATATTTTTTGCCGACCCTACTAAATCCATTGCACCACCCATACCTTTTACCATTTTTCCAGGTATTTTCCAATTGGCAATATTACCATCTTGTGCAACTTCCATCGCACCAAGAATTGTTAGATCGACATGTTGACCGCGTATCATTCCAAAACTTAAGGCAGAATCAAAGAAGCTTGCACCTGGTAATGCTGTAATTGTTTGTTTTCCTGCATTAATTAAATCGGCATCAACTTGTGCTTCAGTTGGAAACGGCCCCATTCCTAAAATTCCGTTTTCACTTTGAAATTCAACTTCAATATCGTCACGCACAAAATTAGCTACTAAAGTAGGAATCCCGATACCTAAATTTACATAATAACCGTTTTTTACCTCTTGAGCAATGCGTTTTGCAATTCCGTTTTTGTCAAGCATATGTTTAATGTATTTTAATTCTTTGTTTAAAATTATTAATCCCTTACTGTGCGTTTTTCGATGCGCTTTTCAAAAGATTCACCTTTAAAAATGCGCTGTACAAAAACACCAGGAATATGGATGAAATTAGGGTCAAGTTCGCCAGGCTCGACGAGTTCTTCAACTTCAACTACAGTTATTTTTGCTGCACCACACATATTTGGGTTAAAGTTTCGAGCGGTACCTTTAAATATTAAATTTCCAGCTGTATCGCCTTTCCAAGCCTTAATAAAGGCAAAATCGGCTTTAAAAGCATGCTCTAAAATGTGAGGTTTACCATTAAATTCACGTACTTCTTTACCTTCGGCTACTTCTGTACCATAGCCAGCTGGTGTAAAAAATGCTGGTATACCATTTTGTGCTGCTCTACAACGTTCAGCTAAAGTTCCTTGAGGGATTAAATCTACTTCAAGTTCACCACTAAGCATTTGTCTCTCAAACTCAGCGTTTTCACCAACATAAGACGAAATCATTTTTTTAATTTGCTTTTTTTTAAGCAGCAAACCTAAGCCAAAATCGTCTACGCCTGCATTGTTTGATATGCAAGTTATGTCTTTAATATTTCGATTAACCAATTCTGCAATAGCGTTTTCAGGAATTCCACTAAGACCGAAACCGCCGAGCATAAAGGTCATTCCATCTTGAACGCCTTCAAGTGCATCATTAACCGATTTTACAGTTTTCGTAATCATTCTATTTATTTTTAGCCTAAAAATACATAATTTTTAAAGCTTCGGCAATTTGCCTTCATTATTTTTAAGAAATAAAAAAAGCTTCAATAATATTGAAGCTTTTTTAAAACCATTGTTAGACACTAAACGCCATAGCTTTTAATAGTATTAACAAAAGCTTTAGCGTGGTCTACTGGAATATTGGGTAAAATACCATGACCAAGGTTGGCGATATATTTATCTTTTCCAAATCGATTTACCATTTCAAGCGCCATTTTTTCAATTTCAGGTATTGGCGATAATAAACGTGAAGGATCAAAATTTCCTTGTAGTGTAATACTATTGTTGGTTAATTTTCTTGCCATTTCTGGACTGCAAGTCCAGTCAACACCAAGCGCTGAAGCTCCTGATTTAGACATATGTTCTAATGCAAACCAACAGCCTTTACCAAACGCAATCACAGGAATTTCAGGTCGTAAAGCATCGATAATTTGCTGCATATACTGCCAAGAAAAACTTTGGTAATCTTCTGGTGATAACATGCCGCCCCAAGAATCGAATAATTGCACTGCATCTACGCCAGCTTCAACTTTTCCTTTTAAATAAGCGATGGTGGTATCAGTTATTTTTTGAAGCAATTGATGGGCTAATTCAGGTTCTGAAAAACAAAATGCCTTTGCTTTATCAAAATTCTTAGAGCCTTGACCCTGAACACAATAACAAAAGATTGTCCAAGGCGAACCAGCAAACCCAATTAAAGGCACCTCATCATTTAAGGCTTCTTTAGTCAATTTAATAGCATCGTATACATAGCCTAATTCTTCATAAACATTGGGTACAATAGCAGCATCAACCCCTTTTTTATCTCGAATAGGATTAGGCAACCAAGGCCCAAGACCTGGTTTCATTTCTACCTCTATATTCATGGCTTGAGGAACAACCAAAATATCACTAAACAAAATTGCCGCATCAGTTTCAACTTGATGAATTGGCATTACTGTTATTTCAGTAGCTAACTCAGGTGTTCGGCAACGAGTAAAAAAATCATATTTTTCTTTCAATTTCATGAAGTCTGGTAGATATCGTCCTGCTTGACGCATCATCCAAACTGGTGGCCTACTAACCGTTTCACCTTTTAAAGCACGTAGGAATAAATCGTTTTTTATCATGAGTAAAAGTTTATAAACTTATTGATTTTGTAATAATTTGATAGCTCTAGCAATACAACTTTCAATTGAAGTTGTACGAGATATCGATATATTTTTGCTAAACTTTTTAGCTGATTGAGCTGTCGTTTCGCCAATACAAACTAAATAGTTCGGTGTTATTTCATTAACGCTGAAAAAAGATTTTACTGCGCTTGGACTAAAAAAAAGCACTGCATCAAATTGATTTGAAAAGCTTTTATAATTAGCTAAGGTTGAATAGATATGATGCTCTTTAAAATCAATTCCAGCTGAAGTTAGCGCACTTGGGATGGTATTTAAGCGTTGAGTTGAACACAACAAATCAAAGGTTTCATTCCTATAAGCTTCAACCAAAATTTGACTTAAAAAGTTAGCATAAGTACAAATTAAGACAACATTGTAGCCTGCATTTATCAGCAACCTTGCTGTTTTTTGACCTACACAAAATACGCGTTTTAATTTCAACTGATGTTTAATGCAAATTTTAGCAGCTGTTTGGCTGGTAATTATAGCATTTTTAATGATTTTTTTTGGAATAACTTCCTGATTAACTTCAGTAGAAATGGCATTATATTCTACCAAACTATGACTAGTGTTTAAAACTAGTTGGCGTTGTGACTCAGTAAGTTTTTTAGTTGAAAGCAATCTTGCCATTATAATATCGCTCTTAACTCTTGCATTAATCGATCGCCACCTTGGGCTAAAATTTCACGTGCGCAGTCAACTCCAAATGTTTTAGCGTCGGTGACGGCTGCAGACTTTTTAATTTCATATTTTTGTTGACCATCAAGACTAAATAAAGCGGCATGCAGGTGTATTTTATGATTTTTAACTTCAGCATGAGCGCCAATTGGGGCTGTACAACCACCTTCTAATGTTTTTAGAAAATCTCTTTCAACACTTACTGCAAGATCAGTTGGTTGATGGTTTAGCTCTTCTACAGCTTTTAAACACTGCATATTTTCTTCTAAACAAACCACCAACATTGCACCTTGAGCTGGAGCAGGAATCATCCAATCTAAAGCAACATGTTGTTTTGGCAATAAATTGATACGTTCGAGACCAGCTGCTGCAAAAATAGCAGCATTCCAATTACTATCTTTCAATTTTTGAAGACGTGTGTTAACATTACCACGTAAATTTTCGACCTTATGATGTGGGTATTTATGCAACCATTGTGCTTTACGTCGTAGGCTTCCTGTAGCAATTGTACCAGATTCGCTTAAAAAATCGAGCCCTTTATGAATTAAAATGTCTTTATGATTTGCTCTTGGCAAAACCGCTGCTTTAACGACATTTTTAGGTAAAGCTGTTGGAACATCTTTCATAGAGTGAACAGCAATATCTATATCTTTATTAAGCAAAGCAATATCTAAGGTTTTGGTAAAAATACCTGTAATACCCATTTCATACAACGGAACATCTAGGTTTAAGTCACCTTGAGATTTTACAGGCTTAAGCTCTGTTGAATAACCATTCTTTTGGAGTAAGTCTTGAACTTTTTTAGCTTGCCATAATGCTAATTCACTATCGCGAGTACCAATAATTATAGGTTGTTGTTGCAATTTTAAGCGGTTTAAATTAGTGCTGTTGTTCAAGGTCGAAGACCTTTTTTAGAAGAGCTATACTGTCTTCGGTAGATCCATTTGCAGCACGTAAATGACTAGCAAAACTTCTTGTAATTTTATGTATAATTCTATCGCTAATTATTTCAGCTTGGTCTTTATCGAAGTTGGCTATTTTTTTACTTTGATAATCTAATTCTTCTTCTTGAAAAAGCTTAAATTTATCTTTTAAAGCTTTAATTGTTGGTGCAAATTTTCTGGTATCTAACCATTCGTAAAACTCTTCTTTTACCTCATCGATAATACCTTCAGCTTGCGGAATGTGCTCTTTTCGTTTAGCTAAAGTTGCGTCTGTAATTTGAGACAAATAATCTAAATGAAGTAAGCTTACACCTTCAATTGCTTCAACTTGGTCAGATACATTTTTAGGAATCGACAGATCTAATATCAGTAGTGGCTTTTTAGGAAAAATCAACTCTTCAGTAATTGTTGGATTTTGAGCCCCAGTTGCTACAATTAATATATCAGCTTTTCTAATTTCCGTTTGTAATTCGCTAAAATCTTTAACTTTTAAATTAAACTTCCCTGCAACCTCTTCAGCTTTGTCTTTAGTACGATTAATTAACGTAATATGAGCATTTTTTGTGTGCTTAACAAGATTTTCGCAGGTATTTCGACCTATTTTACCTGTGCCAAAGAGTAAAATATTTTTATTGGTCACATCTTGAATGTTATCTAAAATATATTGTACTGAAGCAAATGAAACCGAGGTGGCACCTGATGAAATAGCTGTTTCGTTTTTTATTCTTCGACTTGCTTGAATAACTGAATTGATTAAGCGCTCAAGAAAAGGATTGATTAAATGACGCTTTTTAGAATTTGTAAAAGCTGATTTTAATTGGCTAATAATTTCAAAATCGCCTAAGATTTGAGAATCTAAGCCACAACCTACACGAAACATGTGGGCAATTGCTGCTCGATTTTGATAAATGTAACCTACTTCTTTAAAGACATTTGGGTTACCATGACTGAATTGACATAATAAATTTATGATAGTGTCTTCATCGTCAGCAAAAGCGTAAATTTCAGTCCTATTACAAGTAGATGTAACTGTAATAGCATCTAAACCGATTGCTTCAGCTTGATCTAAAAGCGCTTTCCTTTGATCTAAACTCAAACTAAACTTTCCTCTTGTCTCTGCATCTGCCTTTTGGTAACTTAGACCAATCGCATAGAAAGTTTGGTATTTAGAAACGTTATATTTATACATTAGTAATTAGAAAGTTTGATGCAAATTTAGAGCAGAAGCTTTTTTAAAAGTAACGCTCAAAGTTCATTTTTTATCGTTTAAAGTGTTTTTTTGAAAAAAGTGATATAAATCATGTATTTCGTTTACTTTTGTAACAATAGTTAGCATTTTGAGCTATTTTAATTAGAATGATTCTAAATAAATATCAATATTTCTTATAATGGAATTAGAAAAAAATATCGCTAAAGGTTCAAGTCGCTTAATCGAACTCGAGAGCGGTTTATTATTAATAAGTATACAACACGACTTAAAAGAAGACATTTGTGTAAAGCATGACATAAGCAGTGATTTTATTCAATTTCACTTTTGCGTTAAAGGTAACCTCAAGTTTAATTTTAATGAAGGTCGTTATGCTCTAAATATAAAAGAAGATCAATCATTACTTTTGTATAACCCAAAACGTGAACTACCTATTAACCTTGAAACTGATGGTCAAACTTGGTCGGTAAGTGTACTTATTTCTATTAAAAAATTACATACATTATTTTCAGCTGAAGCTAATTACATTGACTTTTTAACTGATGATAATAAAGATAAAAAATATTATAATGAACGCCCAATAACGCCTGCGATGGCCGTTGTATTAACACAAGTTCTAAATTTTAACTTACATCCCTCGATTAAAACCATTTACTTAAAAGGCAAAATTTATGAGTTAATCGGCTTATATTTTAATCGACCTGAAGAAGCCGATATTGAGCAATGCCCATTCTTAGATGATGAAGATAACGTTAAAAAAATAAAATTAGCTAAAGAAGTTGTTATCCAAAGAATGGCTGAACCTCCGTCACTTAATGCATTAGCAGAAGAAGTAGGCCTAAGCCTTAAAAAATTAAAAGAAGGTTTTAAAGAAATTTACGGTGATACAGTATTTTCATTCTTATTTGATTATAAAATGGATTATGCCAGAAAACTACTTGAAAAAGGACAGCACAACGTTAACGAAGCTGGTCTAGCAGTTGGTTATTCAACTGCAAGCCATTTTATTGCTGCATTTAAGAAAAAGTTCGGTACAACACCAAAAAAATATATTCAGAGTGAAAAATAAACTTTAAGTAATCATACTATGAAGATTTATAATTTTATCAATCGAATTGGCTTTAAAAAATCTTACGCTAGCAAATTTTTATTTATCGCTTTTTTAGGAACTCACATTCCTCTTATAGGAATTGTTTTATTTGTTTTATTTTCTCCTCGGGAAAATCTAAATCCAACGATTGTAATCACTAGTATTTTAATTTTTACGCTAATTGCTGCTATTTTAACGATGATCGCTCTCAACAAACTTTTAGACCCTATTAAAATAGCAACAAAAGCCATGAATACTTACAGCTTTAATAATACTATTATTGATGTTCCGAAAAACTACACAGATGAAGCTGGTGTTTTACTTAATAAAATTCATGCCTCTTTAAACCAAATCGAAAATTTATCTCAAGAACGTCAAAACTTCACAAGTATGATCTCTCATGATTTAAGGAGTCCATTATCATCAATGGTAGCTATTGCTGAAGTTATTAAGCATGAAACAAAGGATAAAAAAATTATCGAATATTCAAACATGCTTAATGAATTAGGAGAAAATGCGCTTAATATGATCAAATCTATTTTAGAAGTTATAGAATCTAAAAACTTCAAAATAGAGCCTAACGAAATGCAAGAAGTTAATACGATTACACTTATTGAGAAACAACTTGTAAATTTTAAACCACTCTTAAAAGACAAAAATATTTCAGTTTATATAAATGAATTAACTAAAAATACTTCAATGTATGTTTCGCCGAAACTAATAGCTAGTGTTATTCAAAATTTAATTTCAAATGCAATTAAATTCAGTTATAAAGACTCTAAAATAAATATTAATATTGAAGATAAAAAAAATCAACTCATGGTTAGTTTTACAGATTGTGGTATTGGTTTTAATCAAGAAAAATCTAACAAGTTATTCAAAAAATTTACCTCGGCTAGCCAAAAAGGGACCTCTAACGAAGACAGTAGTGGTATAGGATTATTTTTAAGTAAAACAATTATTGAAAAACATGGTGGAGAACTCATAGCATTTAGTAAAGGCCAAAACAAAGGCGCTACCTTTACCATAAAATTACCCCACAAAGAATAGAGTCTTTTAAAATCATCTTAAGATTTGATAAGTAAATCGAATAAAATGAAAATAAGCACTTACTTTTGATTTTCAATAAAATTGAAGTTATGAAAGGAGTTTTACTTGTAAATTTAGGATCACCAAAATCAACCAAACCTAAGGATGTTAAAACCTACTTAGGTGAATTTTTAATGGATGAGCGTGTTATTGACCTCCCAAAATTTTTACGTACCATTTTAGTAAAAGGCATCATTCTCAATACTAGACCAAAACAATCAGCGAAAGCTTATGCTAAAATTTGGTGGGATGAAGGTTCTCCTCTAATTGTACTTTCTGAACGCTTACAGCAAAAAGTAGACGACATGACGAGTGTTCCTATTTCATTAGCTATGCGTTATGGTGAACCTTCAATAAAAAATGGTTTACAAGAACTTTATGACCAAGGCGTTACAGAAGTTTTACTCGTTCCACTTTATCCGCAATATGCAATGGCAACGACCGAAACAATTATCGTGCTCGCTGAAGAATTAAGAGATCAATTTTTTCCCAACATAAATTTTACAGTTGTACCTCCATTTTACAACCATCCTGACTATGTTACTGTTTTAGCTAGAAGTATTGCGGATCAATTAGACCATGTTGACTATGAACACTTACTGTTTAGTTATCATGGAGTTCCTGAAAGACACATTAGAAAAAGTGACATTACTAAAAGTCACTGCAAAATAGATGGTTCTTGCTGTCAGACACCTTCAAAAGCACATCAATTTTGTTATCGCCATCAATGTTATGAAACAACACGTTTAGTTGGTGAAAAATTAGGCTTAAAAGAAGGTACATTTAGCACCAGTTTTCAGTCTAGATTAGGCTTTGACCCATGGTTAAAACCATACACAGACCGTACAATTGAAAAACTTGCAAAAAGTGGTATTAAAAAAATGGCCATTGCAACACCTGCTTTTGTCTCTGATTGTCTAGAAACCTTAGAGGAAATTGCGATGGAAGGTGAAGAAATTTTTCATGAAAATGGTGGAGAAGAATTTAATTTTATACCATGTATTAATGATCGTCAAGATTGGGTTAAAACCCTCAGTAGGTGGATTGATGAATGGGCTAACCAACCCGTAAAAGACACAAAAGCATCATAACTTTTCATGGCTAAATCAAATGCTGAAGAACTAGGTCAGGCGCCAATAAGTAAACTATTAATTAAGCAGGCTGTACCAGCTTCTATAGGCATTTTAGTCATGTCTATTAATATTTTAGTTGATACTATTTTTGTTGGCAACTGGATTGGTTCAACAGCTATTGCTGCCATTAATGTGGTTTTGCCTGTTTCTTTTTTTATTGCTGCACTTGGTCTAGCCATCGGTATCGGTGGCTCTTCAATTATATCGCGAGCACTTGGTGCTAAAAAGTATCATAAAGCAATTACTACTTTTGGAAATCAAATCAGCATTACTTTGGTTTTAACCTTAAGTATGGCTGCTTTGGGCTTGATTTTTATTAATCAACTTATTCCTCTATTCGGTGGTAAAGGTGAAATTTTTGAGCCAGCTAAGATTTATTACCGTGTAGTTGTTATTGGCGTACCCATTTTAGCCTTGGCGATGATGGGAAATACTGTGATTAGAGCCGAAGGTAAACCAAAATTTGCGATGGTTGCTATGATTATTCCGTCGGTTGGTAATCTTATAATGGACTATTTGTTCATAAACATCCTCGACTACGGAATGTTAGGAGCAGCCTGGGCAACCACAGGTTCATATGCATTATGTCTTAGCTATATCGTATGGTTTTTTTATTCTAAAAATTCACAACTCAGACTGAAGTTATCAAACTTAGGGTTTAAAAAATCAATCTTAAATGAAATCAGTAGCCTTGGCTTTGTTACACTTTCTAGACAAGCGGTCGTTAGTGTAACCTACTTAATTTTAAATAATATTTTATTTGATTTAGGAGGCGAAAATGCTGTTACTAGCTATGCTATTATTGCGAGAATGCTAATGTTTGCTTTATTCCCTGTTTTAGGAGTAACACAAGGGTTTCTGCCAATATCTGGTTATAATTATGGCGCAAATAATTTCAGTAGAGTTCGTGAAAGCATTAACACCGCAATACTTTATGCCACTGGTTTAGGTATATTGGTTTTTGCCTTTATTATGTTTTTTTCAGAAGAAATTGTAAACGTTTTTACTTCTAATCATACAATTCTTGAACAAGCACCTAATGCTATGCGTTGGGTTTTTGCTGCTGTACCCATTATTGCTGTACAACTTATAGGTTCGGCTTATTTTCAGGCCATTGGTAAAGCCATCCCAGCCTTATTGCTCACTTTATCACGTCAAGGATTTTGTTTTATTCCGTTGGTATTAATATTACCTCAATTTTATGGTGAATTTGGTGTATGGATTG contains the following coding sequences:
- the hemH gene encoding ferrochelatase codes for the protein MKGVLLVNLGSPKSTKPKDVKTYLGEFLMDERVIDLPKFLRTILVKGIILNTRPKQSAKAYAKIWWDEGSPLIVLSERLQQKVDDMTSVPISLAMRYGEPSIKNGLQELYDQGVTEVLLVPLYPQYAMATTETIIVLAEELRDQFFPNINFTVVPPFYNHPDYVTVLARSIADQLDHVDYEHLLFSYHGVPERHIRKSDITKSHCKIDGSCCQTPSKAHQFCYRHQCYETTRLVGEKLGLKEGTFSTSFQSRLGFDPWLKPYTDRTIEKLAKSGIKKMAIATPAFVSDCLETLEEIAMEGEEIFHENGGEEFNFIPCINDRQDWVKTLSRWIDEWANQPVKDTKAS
- a CDS encoding CoA transferase subunit B, which codes for MLDKNGIAKRIAQEVKNGYYVNLGIGIPTLVANFVRDDIEVEFQSENGILGMGPFPTEAQVDADLINAGKQTITALPGASFFDSALSFGMIRGQHVDLTILGAMEVAQDGNIANWKIPGKMVKGMGGAMDLVGSAKNIIVAMMHTNKAGQSKLLKSCSLPLTGVKCVTKIVTNLAVLDIVDGQFKLIERAPGVSVEEIKNATEGDLIVEGEIPEMKL
- a CDS encoding AraC family transcriptional regulator; translated protein: MELEKNIAKGSSRLIELESGLLLISIQHDLKEDICVKHDISSDFIQFHFCVKGNLKFNFNEGRYALNIKEDQSLLLYNPKRELPINLETDGQTWSVSVLISIKKLHTLFSAEANYIDFLTDDNKDKKYYNERPITPAMAVVLTQVLNFNLHPSIKTIYLKGKIYELIGLYFNRPEEADIEQCPFLDDEDNVKKIKLAKEVVIQRMAEPPSLNALAEEVGLSLKKLKEGFKEIYGDTVFSFLFDYKMDYARKLLEKGQHNVNEAGLAVGYSTASHFIAAFKKKFGTTPKKYIQSEK
- the hemE gene encoding uroporphyrinogen decarboxylase, whose product is MIKNDLFLRALKGETVSRPPVWMMRQAGRYLPDFMKLKEKYDFFTRCRTPELATEITVMPIHQVETDAAILFSDILVVPQAMNIEVEMKPGLGPWLPNPIRDKKGVDAAIVPNVYEELGYVYDAIKLTKEALNDEVPLIGFAGSPWTIFCYCVQGQGSKNFDKAKAFCFSEPELAHQLLQKITDTTIAYLKGKVEAGVDAVQLFDSWGGMLSPEDYQSFSWQYMQQIIDALRPEIPVIAFGKGCWFALEHMSKSGASALGVDWTCSPEMARKLTNNSITLQGNFDPSRLLSPIPEIEKMALEMVNRFGKDKYIANLGHGILPNIPVDHAKAFVNTIKSYGV
- the hemA gene encoding glutamyl-tRNA reductase, with translation MYKYNVSKYQTFYAIGLSYQKADAETRGKFSLSLDQRKALLDQAEAIGLDAITVTSTCNRTEIYAFADDEDTIINLLCQFSHGNPNVFKEVGYIYQNRAAIAHMFRVGCGLDSQILGDFEIISQLKSAFTNSKKRHLINPFLERLINSVIQASRRIKNETAISSGATSVSFASVQYILDNIQDVTNKNILLFGTGKIGRNTCENLVKHTKNAHITLINRTKDKAEEVAGKFNLKVKDFSELQTEIRKADILIVATGAQNPTITEELIFPKKPLLILDLSIPKNVSDQVEAIEGVSLLHLDYLSQITDATLAKRKEHIPQAEGIIDEVKEEFYEWLDTRKFAPTIKALKDKFKLFQEEELDYQSKKIANFDKDQAEIISDRIIHKITRSFASHLRAANGSTEDSIALLKKVFDLEQQH
- a CDS encoding MATE family efflux transporter yields the protein MAKSNAEELGQAPISKLLIKQAVPASIGILVMSINILVDTIFVGNWIGSTAIAAINVVLPVSFFIAALGLAIGIGGSSIISRALGAKKYHKAITTFGNQISITLVLTLSMAALGLIFINQLIPLFGGKGEIFEPAKIYYRVVVIGVPILALAMMGNTVIRAEGKPKFAMVAMIIPSVGNLIMDYLFINILDYGMLGAAWATTGSYALCLSYIVWFFYSKNSQLRLKLSNLGFKKSILNEISSLGFVTLSRQAVVSVTYLILNNILFDLGGENAVTSYAIIARMLMFALFPVLGVTQGFLPISGYNYGANNFSRVRESINTAILYATGLGILVFAFIMFFSEEIVNVFTSNHTILEQAPNAMRWVFAAVPIIAVQLIGSAYFQAIGKAIPALLLTLSRQGFCFIPLVLILPQFYGEFGVWIAFPLADMLSTIITAIYLNREIKKNLIPENNNNRVKN
- a CDS encoding uroporphyrinogen-III synthase encodes the protein MARLLSTKKLTESQRQLVLNTSHSLVEYNAISTEVNQEVIPKKIIKNAIITSQTAAKICIKHQLKLKRVFCVGQKTARLLINAGYNVVLICTYANFLSQILVEAYRNETFDLLCSTQRLNTIPSALTSAGIDFKEHHIYSTLANYKSFSNQFDAVLFFSPSAVKSFFSVNEITPNYLVCIGETTAQSAKKFSKNISISRTTSIESCIARAIKLLQNQ
- a CDS encoding sensor histidine kinase — its product is MKIYNFINRIGFKKSYASKFLFIAFLGTHIPLIGIVLFVLFSPRENLNPTIVITSILIFTLIAAILTMIALNKLLDPIKIATKAMNTYSFNNTIIDVPKNYTDEAGVLLNKIHASLNQIENLSQERQNFTSMISHDLRSPLSSMVAIAEVIKHETKDKKIIEYSNMLNELGENALNMIKSILEVIESKNFKIEPNEMQEVNTITLIEKQLVNFKPLLKDKNISVYINELTKNTSMYVSPKLIASVIQNLISNAIKFSYKDSKININIEDKKNQLMVSFTDCGIGFNQEKSNKLFKKFTSASQKGTSNEDSSGIGLFLSKTIIEKHGGELIAFSKGQNKGATFTIKLPHKE
- a CDS encoding CoA transferase subunit A; translated protein: MITKTVKSVNDALEGVQDGMTFMLGGFGLSGIPENAIAELVNRNIKDITCISNNAGVDDFGLGLLLKKKQIKKMISSYVGENAEFERQMLSGELEVDLIPQGTLAERCRAAQNGIPAFFTPAGYGTEVAEGKEVREFNGKPHILEHAFKADFAFIKAWKGDTAGNLIFKGTARNFNPNMCGAAKITVVEVEELVEPGELDPNFIHIPGVFVQRIFKGESFEKRIEKRTVRD
- the hemC gene encoding hydroxymethylbilane synthase — encoded protein: MQQQPIIIGTRDSELALWQAKKVQDLLQKNGYSTELKPVKSQGDLNLDVPLYEMGITGIFTKTLDIALLNKDIDIAVHSMKDVPTALPKNVVKAAVLPRANHKDILIHKGLDFLSESGTIATGSLRRKAQWLHKYPHHKVENLRGNVNTRLQKLKDSNWNAAIFAAAGLERINLLPKQHVALDWMIPAPAQGAMLVVCLEENMQCLKAVEELNHQPTDLAVSVERDFLKTLEGGCTAPIGAHAEVKNHKIHLHAALFSLDGQQKYEIKKSAAVTDAKTFGVDCAREILAQGGDRLMQELRAIL
- the lpxB gene encoding lipid-A-disaccharide synthase; amino-acid sequence: MKYYIIAGEASGDLHGSNLIKALKAEDPQAQFRFWGGDLMAKAAQSKPIKHYRELAFMGFAEVLLNIRTIFKNIKFCKVDIAEYQPDVIIFIDYPGFNMRIAQWAKQKEIKTFYYISPQIWAWKENRIKKIKRDVDEMFVILPFEKKFYESKHNYKVHFVGHPLLDAIAQFKPDTLKAFKEKHRLDDREIIAVLPGSRKQEISKMLSTMLQMPSKFKNYQFVIAGAPSQDNSFYQQYTKKENISFVANETYNLLSHAKAAMVTSGTATLETALFEVPEVVCYKGNEISYQIAKRIITLKYISLVNLIMDAEIVTELIQNDFNEVRLKEELKLLLENSRVKKLKKDYKQLKEALGGVGASQKTAQLMVGLLK